In Salinigranum marinum, one DNA window encodes the following:
- a CDS encoding TetR/AcrR family transcriptional regulator — translation MGPPEMFADAPHETRTDIMRATYVALTKYGYADLTIQRIADEFDKSKSLLYHHYAGKDALLLDFMGFLTDRLEAEIEATSDVDPRRRLDEFFDRLIPLAAARERCEFEGVYVELRAAAAHDVAFREKFTETDHALRDRLADILRAGMESAEFREGDPVRIAEFLLATTLGTMVGRATSDDRWAADIRAELDAYVDARLQPRAGRASVEE, via the coding sequence ATGGGGCCTCCCGAGATGTTCGCCGACGCGCCTCACGAGACGCGGACGGACATCATGCGAGCGACGTACGTCGCGTTGACCAAGTACGGTTACGCCGACCTGACGATCCAGCGGATCGCCGACGAGTTCGACAAGAGCAAGTCGCTCCTGTACCACCACTACGCCGGCAAGGACGCGCTCTTGCTCGACTTCATGGGCTTTCTCACCGATCGCCTGGAGGCGGAGATCGAGGCCACGAGCGACGTCGACCCCCGGCGACGACTTGACGAGTTCTTCGACCGACTGATCCCGCTCGCCGCGGCGCGGGAGCGGTGCGAGTTCGAGGGCGTCTACGTAGAACTCCGTGCGGCCGCGGCCCACGACGTGGCGTTCCGCGAGAAGTTCACCGAGACCGACCACGCGCTCCGCGACCGACTCGCAGACATCCTCCGCGCCGGCATGGAGTCCGCCGAGTTCCGCGAGGGCGACCCCGTTCGGATCGCCGAGTTCCTGCTCGCGACGACGCTCGGCACCATGGTGGGACGGGCGACCTCCGACGACCGGTGGGCGGCCGACATCCGGGCGGAACTGGACGCGTACGTCGACGCGCGACTCCAGCCACGCGCCGGCAGAGCCTCGGTCGAAGAGTGA
- a CDS encoding NmrA family NAD(P)-binding protein translates to MVAKRVLVTGATGQQGGAVVDALRSGEYGEYAVYGTTRDAGSDAAAALDRDVRVVHVDVEAYRAEGGDEMADMYRWFNEGGYDVDVPVSSSRIGIDYVTFADYLDAHWASRPASPAA, encoded by the coding sequence ATGGTCGCGAAAAGGGTGCTCGTCACCGGTGCGACGGGCCAGCAAGGTGGTGCGGTCGTGGACGCGCTCCGTTCGGGCGAGTACGGAGAGTACGCGGTGTACGGGACGACCCGAGACGCCGGGAGCGACGCGGCCGCGGCGCTCGACAGAGACGTCAGGGTGGTCCACGTCGACGTGGAGGCGTACCGCGCCGAGGGGGGCGACGAGATGGCCGACATGTACCGGTGGTTCAACGAGGGCGGGTACGACGTCGACGTACCAGTGTCGTCGTCGCGGATCGGCATCGACTACGTCACCTTCGCCGACTACCTCGACGCGCACTGGGCGTCGCGGCCGGCATCCCCGGCGGCCTGA
- a CDS encoding glutathione S-transferase N-terminal domain-containing protein, with amino-acid sequence MTLTLYALDGCPYCETVHDALEAAGVDYETEWVDALHSERNEVKRVSGQRGVPVLVDDGHGVTMAESENIVDYVERTLA; translated from the coding sequence ATGACGCTCACCCTGTACGCACTCGACGGCTGTCCGTACTGCGAGACCGTCCACGACGCGCTCGAGGCCGCCGGTGTCGACTACGAGACCGAGTGGGTCGACGCGCTGCACTCCGAACGGAACGAGGTCAAGCGGGTGAGCGGCCAGCGCGGCGTCCCCGTGCTCGTCGACGACGGTCACGGCGTGACGATGGCCGAGAGCGAGAACATCGTCGACTACGTCGAACGAACGCTCGCCTGA